The DNA window TGTGCAGCGTGGCCTGCCCGGCGCGCGTGCGGCCGGCCGAGCTGACCGCGGAGGTGGCCCGCGCCCTACGCGCCCGGGGGGTCCGGCTCGTCGACGCGGCGCCCCTCGCGGCGCACCCGGACCGGGCGGGACGGCGGCACGCGACCGTGCGGCTCGTGGAGCGGCTGGGGCTCGCGACCTACCGCCCACACGGCCCCTTGCCGACCGAGGAGCTCCGTCCGCTTCGCCTCGTGCTCCCGCTGCGTGGACCCACCGGAGCGCCGCGCCTTCCGGCGGTGCAGGAGGGCGACCTCGTTCGGCCGGCCGACCGATTGGTGCTGGCCTCCCCCGGCTCCTTCGAGACCGACGTCCTCTCCGCGGTCAACGGCCGGGTACGGACCGTCGGCGACGAACGGGGCGTCGTGATCGACGTGCAGCCTGCCTGATGCGCTGACGAGCCCTTCGGATCACGGGCCGAGCAGCTCGTCGAAGAGTGGCGTCCGGGGAGGCTCGCCGCGCGCGACCTCCTGACTGCGCGCGACGACGGATTTCAGCCCCTGCGTGGTGGGAAGTCCTCCCAGGTCCGTGCACGGCACCCAGCGTGCGTCGCGCACGTCCGAGGCGGGGGCGAGCTCCCCGCTGCGTACGCGGCCCAGGAAGTCCACGATGATGTAGTGGTACTCGACCTCTCCGCGCGCGTCGCGGAGCACGCGTTCGAGGACCTTCACTACCTCGCCGAGCTCGACCGCGAGCCCCGTTTCCTCGGCGACCTCGCGCTCGCAAGCGCGCCGCAGGCTCTCGCCACGCTCCACGAGCCCGCCGGGAACACTCCAGCTCCCGACGGCGGGAGGGCGGCCGCGCTCGACGAGCAGGACCTGGCCTAGGTCGTCGGAGAGGATCACGGCGCCCACTCCGACGAGGGGGCGCTCCCTCCGTTCGCGGCGCTCGGGGTCCGGCTCCACGCGCGTCACGACCCGACCTCGGCGCTCGGGCAGTGCGGCGCGAGTGCGCAGCGCGAGCAGGCGGGCTTGCGGGCGGCGCAGACCGCGCGTCCGTGCAGGATGAGCTGGTGGGCGAAGCCGATCCAGCGCTCCCTGGGCACGAGCGCCATCAGGTCTGCCTCGATCTTGGCGGGGTCCGTGTGGTGGCTGAGACCCAGTCGGCCGGAGAGGCGCGCGACGTGGGTGTCCACGACCACCCCCGAGGAGATGCCGAAGGCGGAGCCGAGGACGACGTTGGCGGTCTTGCGCGCGACGCCGGGCAGCTCGAGCAGGGCGCTCATCTCGTGGGGGACCTTGCCTTCGTGCCGGTCGCAGAGGAGGCGGCACGCGCCGCGAATCGACTTGGCCTTGGCGCGAAAGAACCCCGTGGAGTGAATGATCCCCTCGAGGGCCTCGGGCTCGGCCTCGGCCAGGGCACGAGCGTCCGGATAGGTGGCGAAGAGCCGGGGCGTCACCTGATTCACGCGCTCGTCGGTGCACTGGGCGGAGAGGATCGTGGCCACGAGGAGCTGCAGGGGGTTCTCGTGGGTCAGGGCGGTCGCGGCCTGGGGGTAGAGGCGGTCGAGCGTGGCGAAGAGGAACGAGAGGCGCTCGGGGGTCACGACCGGGGCGGGTTTCTTCGACGGGGCAGCAGGGCCGGTCCGCGCCGCGCGCGAAGCCGCGCCGGAGGCGGAAGCCTTCTTCTTCGTCGGGGACGGGGCTCGTTTGGGCGTCGGGCTCGGGGGCATGGCTCACTGTTAGGAGGCTGGCCAGCCTCCTTACTCCGTGCTCTCCGGAGCGTCAAGGCGCCCCGGGCGGCCGCTGCGCCGCGCCCTCGCTGCCAGGGGGTGACGGTGTTAGGGTCAGCGTGCACCGTGCAAAGGACCTCCGATGCCCGACGTGAAGAGCAAGCTCGAGCAGCTCCTGGGTCCGCGCCGCGCGCTCTACGCGCCGGAGGCGATCGAGCGGTACGCGACCGACGAGTCAGGGCTCGGGGCCTTCCCCCCCGACGTGGTGGCGCTTCCCGAAAGCACGGGCGAGGTGATCGAGGTGCTTCGCCTGGCCGCGCTCGACCGCATTTCCGTGACGCCGCGCGGCCTCGGGACGGGGATGACGGGGGGCGCGCTCGCCGTGGAGGGGGGGATTCTGCTCTCGCTCGAGCGGCTGAACCGGGTGAAGGAGCTCGACCCCGAGAACCTGCTCGCCGTGGTGGAGCCGGGGGTGATCACCGGCGAGCTCCAGGCTCAGGTCGAGGCGCAGGGGCTCTTCTATCCGCCCGACCCGGCGAGTCTCGCGAGCTGCTCGCTCGGCGGCAACGTCGCGGAGAACGCGGGGGGGCCGCGAGCCTTCAAGTACGGTGTGACGCGCGAGTACGTGCTCGGCCTCGAGCTCGTGCGCATGGGCGGACAGCGCCTCTTCGCGGGCCGCCGGACGGTGAAGGGGGTGACCGGGTTCGACCTCGTGGCGCTGGTCGTCGGGAGCGAGGGGACTCTGGCGGTGGTCTCGGAGATCACGCTGAAGCTCTTGCCCAAGCCCCAGGCGGTGGCCACTTTCCTGGCGCGCTTCGCAGACGTGGTGCGCGCGGGGGCGGCGGTCTCCGAGCTGATCCGGCTGGGCTTTCGGCCCCGCACGCTCGAGCTGATGGATCAGCACGTGGTGGAGCACCTGCGGCTGATGGGGCGCTTCGCCGTCCCCGCGGGGAGGTCGGCCTTCCTGCTCGTGGAGCTGGATGGGGACGCGACGGGGCTCGACGCGCAGCTCGACGCCGCGGCGGCGGGGTGCGAGCGGCTCGGCGCCCAGGAGATCCTGGTGGCCACCGACGAGGTCCGGCGCCGGCAGCTCTGGGAGATGCGCCGCATGGCCAGCCCATCGCTGAAGGAGCGACACAAGGTGAAGGTCTCGGAGGACATCGTGGTGCCGCGGGCGGCGATCCCCGAGATCCTGCGCCGCCTGGACGCGCTGGCGGTGGAGCACGACCTGACCATCGCGACCTTCGGACACGCGGGCGACGGCAACCTGCACGTGAACCTCTTGGCCGACGACGAGGCCCGGCGCGGAACGCTGGAGCCCGTTCTAGAATCGATATTCAAGAACGCTCTAGAGCTCGGGGGAACCCTCTCCGGCGAGCACGGCATCGGGCTGGCGAAGCGGCGCTTCATGCCCCTCGAGCAGCCCCCCGAGCTCCTCGAGCTGCAGCGGTCGGTGAAGCGGGTCTTCGACCCCGAAGGGCTGCTGAACCCGGGGAAGCTCTTTCCGTAGCGTCAGAGGGCCTTCACGGCCTCGATCACCTTGGTCAGCGCGTCCTTCGAGTCGCCGAAGAGCATGCCGGTCTTCGGGTTGGTGAAGAGCTCGTTGTCGATGCCGGCGAAGCCCGAGCGCATCGAGCGCTTGTTGATCACGATGTGTGCGGCCTGGTCCACGTCGAGGATGGGCATGCCGTAGATGGGGCTCGACGGGTCGTTGCGCGCCGCGGGGTTGATGATGTCGTTGGCACCCACGACCAGCGCGACGTCGGTGGTCTTGAACTCGGGGTTGATCTCCTCCATCTCGACGAGCTGCGGGTAGGGGACGTTGGCCTCGGCCAGCAGGACGTTCATGTGCCCGGGCATCCGTCCGGCCACGGGATGGATCGCGTACCGCACCTGCACGCCGCGCTGTTCGAGGAGCTCGGCCAGCTCGCGGATCGCGTGCTGGGCCTGGGCCACCGCCATGCCGTAGCCGGGGACCACGATCACCTTGCGGGCGTACCCCATGGCGGTGGCCACGTCCTCCGCGGAGACCTCGCGCACCGCGCCGCCGCCGGCGCTCTTGACCGTCGCACCGCCCGCGTCCCCGTCGCCGGTTCCGAACGCGCCGAAGAGCACGTTGCCGAGCGAGCGGTTCATGGCCTTGGACATGAGCTGGGTGAGGATCATCCCCGAGGCACCGACGAGGGCGCCGGCGATGATCAGGACGGAGTTATTGATCACGAAGCCGGCCATCGCGGCCGCGGTGCCGGTGAACGAGTTGAGCAGCGAGATGACGACGGGCATGTCGCCGCCGCCGATGGGGGTCACGGTGAGCACGCCGAGGAGGCAGGCCAGCCCCGTGGCGCCGAAGAGGATCGGGACGTGGGGACCCGCCGCGAGCTCGTAGCCGAACGCCCCGAGGACGCCGAGCGCCAGCGCGCCGTTCAGGAGACGGTAGCCGGGGAAGGTGAGCGGCCGTCCGGGGAGAAAACCCTGGAGCTTGCCGAAGGCGACGATCGACCCGGTGAAGGTCATGGCTCCGATCACGCCGCCGAGGACGGTGGTCACGCTCGTGACGGCGGGGATCACCGTCCCGAGCCCCGCGAGGTGACGAAACTCCTCCACGGCCACGAGCGCCGCCGCGCCTCCGCCGACGGCGTTGAAGAGGCTCACCATCTCGGGCATGGAGGTCATCGGCACGCGGAGCGCGAGCAGCGCGCCCACTCCCCCGCCGAGGAGCGTCCCCCCGCCGACGATGATCCAGCCGGTCGTGGAGGCGTGCTGCCGGCCGAGCATCACGGCCGTGGCCAGCACGGCCACGAGCATGCCGAACGCCGAGAGCCGGTTGCCCGCGCGCGCGGTGGCCGGGG is part of the Deltaproteobacteria bacterium genome and encodes:
- a CDS encoding NAD(P)(+) transhydrogenase (Re/Si-specific) subunit beta — translated: MDLQAVIRLIYLFAAALFILGLHKMNSPATARAGNRLSAFGMLVAVLATAVMLGRQHASTTGWIIVGGGTLLGGGVGALLALRVPMTSMPEMVSLFNAVGGGAAALVAVEEFRHLAGLGTVIPAVTSVTTVLGGVIGAMTFTGSIVAFGKLQGFLPGRPLTFPGYRLLNGALALGVLGAFGYELAAGPHVPILFGATGLACLLGVLTVTPIGGGDMPVVISLLNSFTGTAAAMAGFVINNSVLIIAGALVGASGMILTQLMSKAMNRSLGNVLFGAFGTGDGDAGGATVKSAGGGAVREVSAEDVATAMGYARKVIVVPGYGMAVAQAQHAIRELAELLEQRGVQVRYAIHPVAGRMPGHMNVLLAEANVPYPQLVEMEEINPEFKTTDVALVVGANDIINPAARNDPSSPIYGMPILDVDQAAHIVINKRSMRSGFAGIDNELFTNPKTGMLFGDSKDALTKVIEAVKAL
- a CDS encoding NUDIX hydrolase; this encodes MTRVEPDPERRERRERPLVGVGAVILSDDLGQVLLVERGRPPAVGSWSVPGGLVERGESLRRACEREVAEETGLAVELGEVVKVLERVLRDARGEVEYHYIIVDFLGRVRSGELAPASDVRDARWVPCTDLGGLPTTQGLKSVVARSQEVARGEPPRTPLFDELLGP
- the nth gene encoding endonuclease III, which produces MPPSPTPKRAPSPTKKKASASGAASRAARTGPAAPSKKPAPVVTPERLSFLFATLDRLYPQAATALTHENPLQLLVATILSAQCTDERVNQVTPRLFATYPDARALAEAEPEALEGIIHSTGFFRAKAKSIRGACRLLCDRHEGKVPHEMSALLELPGVARKTANVVLGSAFGISSGVVVDTHVARLSGRLGLSHHTDPAKIEADLMALVPRERWIGFAHQLILHGRAVCAARKPACSRCALAPHCPSAEVGS
- a CDS encoding FAD-binding protein, with product MPDVKSKLEQLLGPRRALYAPEAIERYATDESGLGAFPPDVVALPESTGEVIEVLRLAALDRISVTPRGLGTGMTGGALAVEGGILLSLERLNRVKELDPENLLAVVEPGVITGELQAQVEAQGLFYPPDPASLASCSLGGNVAENAGGPRAFKYGVTREYVLGLELVRMGGQRLFAGRRTVKGVTGFDLVALVVGSEGTLAVVSEITLKLLPKPQAVATFLARFADVVRAGAAVSELIRLGFRPRTLELMDQHVVEHLRLMGRFAVPAGRSAFLLVELDGDATGLDAQLDAAAAGCERLGAQEILVATDEVRRRQLWEMRRMASPSLKERHKVKVSEDIVVPRAAIPEILRRLDALAVEHDLTIATFGHAGDGNLHVNLLADDEARRGTLEPVLESIFKNALELGGTLSGEHGIGLAKRRFMPLEQPPELLELQRSVKRVFDPEGLLNPGKLFP